A region from the Vicia villosa cultivar HV-30 ecotype Madison, WI linkage group LG3, Vvil1.0, whole genome shotgun sequence genome encodes:
- the LOC131655522 gene encoding putative F-box/FBD/LRR-repeat protein At4g00315: MSRLLRLRTKRREDRISDLPDALLDHILSFLPTKDAIATSILSKRWKPIWRSQVIIYMDDEPFPDSFAFHQFFNSFITLRDNTLPILSFHLKSRHRFFDFVYPAITRHLETLIVDLYRPNKMPYIVLRTKTLSVLKLKRTILNQEFPSVDLPSLKFLHLENVTFTRVANFHKLLSGCPILQELEISDLSVQIRSKLPPLVIAISNLVRANISGDSMIGLACLHNVDHLHVQLNCLPPIIVFYNLTRLELIFNFHHELSAVSKWRWLTKLLQNTPNLQTLIIHDLFKVDEEVLEWEDPDIVPECLLSHLTTCSLINYTLVKSELRFAKYIMRNSRLLNTITIQSAKFLDTNAKLQMLTELSSCPRISPTSKLFFI; this comes from the exons ATGTCACGGCTTCTACGACTTCGCACTAAAAGGAGAGAGGACAGGATAAGTGATTTGCCGGACGCACTTCTGGATCATATTCTCTCATTCCTTCCGACCAAAGACGCCATAGCCACAAGCATCCTTTCAAAACGTTGGAAACCAATCTGGCGCTCACAAGTCATCATCTACATGGACGACGAACCCTTTCCAGACTCTTTCGCCTTTCACCAATTCTTCAATTCCTTCATCACCCTGCGAGATAACACCCTCCCCATCCTCTCTTTCCACCTCAAATCTCGCCACCGCTTCTTCGATTTTGTTTATCCTGCAATTACAAGACACCTCGAAACCCTAATCGTCGATCTCTACCGCCCAAACAAAATGCCTTATATAGTTCTACGCACGAAAACCTTGTCGGTTCTCAaattgaagaggacaatattgaACCAAGAATTTCCATCGGTTGATCTTCCATCGCTCAAATTCCTTCACTTGGAAAATGTCACTTTCACACGCGTTGCAAATTTCCATAAACTTCTATCTGGCTGTCCCATTCTACAGGAGTTGGAAATTAGTGATTTAAGTGTACAGATCCGTTCTAAGTTGCCTCCTTTAGTTATTGCAATATCCAATTTGGTAAGAGCCAACATTTCTGGTGATAGTATGATTGGCCTTGCATGCCTTCATAATGTGGACCATCTCCACGTACAACTG AACTGTTTGCCACCTATTATCGTGTTTTACAATTTAACCCGCCTGGAGCTTATATTCAACTTTCACCATGAACTATCGGCAGTTTCCAAATGGAGATGGCTCACAAAACTGCTTCAAAATACCCCCAACCTTCAAACTCTGATCATTCATGATCTCTTTAAG GTTGATGAAGAAGTACTAGAATGGGAGGACCCAGACATTGTTCCCGAATGCCTTTTATCTCATCTTACAACATGCTCACTTATTAATTACACCCTCGTAAAGTCTGAACTTCGATTTGCAAAATATATAATGCGGAATTCAAGACTACTAAACACCATCACAATTCAGAGTGCCAAATTCCTAGACACAAATGCAAAGCTTCAAATGTTAACAGAATTATCTTCTTGCCCAAGGATTTCACCCACATCTAAACTTTTTTTTATCTAA